One region of Thunnus albacares chromosome 8, fThuAlb1.1, whole genome shotgun sequence genomic DNA includes:
- the si:dkeyp-97a10.2 gene encoding uncharacterized protein si:dkeyp-97a10.2 codes for MDLQYFLCWRVAPLLLLMPCGLQCMSVHILNEGPVYVIPGSSLVLRARIEHETLEEVSTVTWEREPESGTPKKETLATCPSGSPKCAVTRPSVRVNVEQQEMTLQISEYRRADSGVFAVTVTDHAGAKTTAHCIVREYEEVHHVSVSINVSHSLLVCGEAWGTDPHFRWLHERVAITESVGMISKDGTTLFVTMAPICGHFTCMVSNKRSHSSATYTAAPCETESRGTTAAVVCLVLLLLFGGVLAFLLWRRHRHNNRGERLHEHLDDTI; via the exons ATGGATCTACAGTATTTCCTGTGCTGGAGAGTTGCCCCACTGCTTCTCTTGA TGCCATGTGGGCTCCAGTGTATGTCAGTGCACATCCTCAATGAGGGGCCCGTCTATGTAATCCCCGGCTCCAGTCTGGTTCTCCGGGCCCGGATCGAGCATGAAACCCTGGAAGAGGTCTCCACGGTAACCTGGGAACGGGAGCCCGAAAGTGGAACTCCCAAGAAAGAGACACTGGCTACGTGCCCTAGCGGAAGCCCCAAGTGTGCTGTAACAAGGCCAAGCGTCCGTGTGAACGTGGAGCAGCAGGAGATGACACTTCAGATCAGTGAATACCGCAGAGCAGACAGCGGCGTGTTCGCTGTGACTGTGACAGATCACGCAGGAGCCAAGACCACTGCACACTGCATTGTCAGGGAATATG AGGAAGTGCACCACGTCTCGGTCAGCATCAACGTGTCTCACTCATTGCTGGTTTGCGGCGAGGCCTGGGGGACTGACCCACACTTCAGGTGGCTCCATGAGAGGGTTGCCATCACCGAGTCTGTGGGAATGATCTCCAAAGATGGAACAACATTGTTTGTGACCATGGCTCCCATTTGTGGCCACTTCACCTGCATGGTCAGCAACAAGCGGAGCCACAGTTCTGCCACCTACACTGCAG CACCttgtgagacagagagcagagggacAACGGCGGCTGTAGTGTGTCTGGTTCTCCTGCTGTTGTTTGGAGGAGTGCTGGCTTTTCTGCTGTGGAG GAGACACAGGCACAATAACAGAGGAGAAAGGCTGCACGAACATTTGGATGACACCATCTGA